The genomic window CGCTCGACGGCGCTCAGCTCGTCCCAGGGGCGCCCGGACGGCGTCGCGCGCTCCCCGCTTTCGAACTGCGCCACCAGGTCGGCGATCGGACGGGCCTTCTCGGCGGCCTTGTCGTACCAGGAGTTGAAGATCTGCAGGAAGATCCACTGGGTCCACTTGTAGTAGTCCGGGTCGATCGTGGCGAACGACCGGCGCTTGTCGTGGCCCAGACCCAGCCGGCGCAGCTGGACCTTCATGTTCTCGATGTTGGCCTCGGTGGAGACCCGCGGGTGCGTGCCGGTCTGGACGGCGTACTGCTCGGCGGGCAGGCCGAAGGCGTCGAAGCCCAGGGTGTGCAGGACGTTGTGGCCGGTCATCCGCTGGTGGCGGGCGTAGACATCGGTCGCGATGTAGCCCAGCGGGTGTCCGACGTGCAGGCCCGCACCGGAGGGGTACGGGAACATGTCCATGATGAACTTCTTGGGGCGGGCGACGACGGCCTGGTCACCGGCCAGGTCACCGCTCGGATTGGGCGCCTCGTAGGTGCCGTCGGCGTCCCAGAAGTCCTGCCAGCGTGCCTCGATGTCGGCGGCCATGGCCGCCGTGTAGCGATGCGGTGCGGCCACCTCGGCGGTGGGGGCACCACCCGTGCCGAAGGCCACGGGGGAGGAATTCGTCTCGCTCATGATCCCTAAAGCTCCATCGATCGTCTCTGCCAGCGTTTCCCGGAAGTCCGGGCTGTGCCCACAAACAAAAGGACCCCTCGCACAGGAGGGGACGCCGCGCCGATTCCGACCGGATGATTCACCGGCCGGGACTGATCAGCGCGGCCCGCTAAGCAGAAGGCGTACGGCACGCATGGCGTCAGAGTACCGCAGGGCCCCTGGGGACCGCATCGAGAGTCCGGTCACCGAGAGCGAGCGCGTCGTCGCGCGCCCGCCGTGCGGGGTTACTCGGCGTATCGACCCGATCCGGGGCAAGCCCAGAGTCAGTTGCCAGTCGCACTGACCAGTAAACCCGCAAACCCCGTACTGCTTGGTATGGCTCGACCTAGCATGCGAACGACGGGACCGCTTTCCCGCACCCTCGGAGTCGCCCCCATGAACCCTCATCGCAACATCCGTTCGTCGCCCGGTCCTCATCCGGGCCTGAGCCGCCGGCAGGTGCAGGGCGGGTTGACCGTCGCCGCACTTGTGCTGCTCCCCCTGCTCGCCATCGGCGGCAGCGACGAATTCCGCGCCGCACTGGACTTCACCACCGGCGTGCTCTCCCTGGTTTCACTCACTGCCTCGGTCGCCTGGGGTCTGATAGCCACCGACCGGCTGCTGCTCTCGACCCGCCACCGCCTGCTCGCCCAGGGCATCCACCGGGCGACGGCGGCCGCCTCGCTCGGCTTCCTCCTGCTGCACGGCACGGTCAAGGTCTCCCTCGGACACGTCGAACTGCTGGGCGCGCTCATCCCGTTCGGCCTCGGCGTCACCGGCACGTCCGGCCTCATCGGCTTCGGCTCCCTCGCCGGGCTGCTGATGGTGATCGCGGGCTCCACCGGCGCCGCGCGCAGCGCCCTCGCGGGCAACGTCCGCACCGCCGCCCGCTGGCGGGCCCTGCACATGCTGGCCTATCCGGCATGGTGCTCGGCGCTCGTGCACGGCCTCTACGCGGGTCGCCCGGCGGCCGCCTGGGTGGTCGTCATGTACTGCCTCGCACTGGCCGGCGTCGCCGCTGCCGTCTCCTTGCGGCTGCTGCCCCGTCAGAGGCAGCGGCAGCTCGCCGAGCAGCTCATCGCCCTCATGGGGTCCGGCGGCCGCCGGCCCGACGCCGAGGAGCAGGCGCTGCGCGATCTGTCGGTCGCTCCCCTGCCCGGCACCACGGGCAGCGCATCACAGCTGCCCCAGTACGAACGCGAGTTCCCCCGCCAGCGCCGGGGCGACATGGACGAACCGACCGCCCGGCCGATCGGGCAGCCCATCGGATCGCCGCTCGGCGCCTCCATGGGACAGCCCCTCGGCCCGTCGCGGGCGGAACCCCGGCGCATCCCCGCACCCGCCCCGCCCCTCTACGAAGCGGCACCGCCCCCGTCCGCCGAGCCGGCCGCGGCCGCGGGGTCCGTCCCCGGAGTCGGCCCGGTCCCCGGCGTGCCGCTTCCCGGCGAGGGCCCCGGAACGGGGATCTCCGCCGCCTACCGTGCCGTATCGCTGGCCGGCGAGACCTCCGCACGCCCGGCGGGCGCCACGACGCCTCCGCCCACAGGCGGGATACCCCTCGCCGAGCGCATCCCCATGACCGAGGAGCTCCCCGCCGTCGACGAATCCGGTCCCCGCCCCGGTCTCTGGCCGGCGCCCTCCCCGCCGCCGCCCGCACAGGCGTTCCCCCCGCCGTCCCCGTCCTCGCGCTACGAGACGGGCGACGCCTTCCCGTACGAGACGGCCGCCGCCCCCCAGTACGACGCCGGAGCGGCGTCCTCGTACACCACCGGCGCCATGCCCCGGTACGGCGATCAGTACCCCCCGGCGCCGGCGTCCCCGTACGGCACTGGCAGGCCCACCGACGGCCATGACGGGCAGCCGCCCACCGCACCCCCCGCCCGCCCGCTCGACGACACCCAGACGTCGCCCGGCCCCCTCTATCCGCCCCCGGCCGGGGAACCCTGGCACGCACCCGCAGGAGACCGACCGTGAACGCCCCTCTCCCCGACGTCCCCGAAGTCCGCGTCGTCGGCCTCCCCCAGCTGACCCAGGGCTTCGACCTGGTCGAGCGACTCGACCTCGCCATGCACCTGAAGGTGCACGGACCGCTCGAACCCATGACCGGGGAGCGGCTGGCCCAGCTGGCCGAGAACATATCCCTGCGCGGACGCGGTGGCGCGGGCTTCCCGTTCGCCCAGAAACTGCGGGCCGTGGCCAAGTCGGCGATCCGGCGCGGGGTGCGGCCCGTCGTCGTGATCAACGGCAGTGAGGGCGAGCCGGCGTGCCGCAAGGACACCGTGCTGCTCAACCGCGCCCCGCATCTCATCCTCGACGGCGCCCTGCTGGCCGCCGAGGCGCTGGGCGCGCGCACCCTGATCGTCGCGGTGACCCGTAACTCCACGGAGATCTCCGTCCGCGCGGCCCTCGCCGAACGGGGGCTCTCGGACCGACGCGGCCAGCCGCTGCGTGCGCGGGTGCAGCGCAACCCCGAGCGCATGGTCTCCGGCGAGGCGTCGGCGGTCATCCGCGCCATCGGCGGCGGGCCCGCGCTGCCGCCCGGCCGCCGCGAACGCGCGTCGGACACGGGCGTCGCCGGCGCCCCCACACTGCTGTCGAACGCGGAGACATTCGCGCAGCTCGCCGTCGCCGCCCGCATCGGCGCACGGCGGTACGGCCACACGGGCCTCGAGAACGAGCCGGGCACGGTGATGCTGACGGTCTCCGGGGCGGTCGCACGCCCCATGGTGATCGAGGTGCCGACCGGCGTGCCGATGCGGTACGTGCTTCAACTGGCGGGCGCTCCGCCGGTCCCCCAGGGCGTGCTGACCGGCGGCTACCACGGCAACTGGATCGACGCCGCGGCCACGCACGACGCCGTGATCTCACGGGAGTCGCTGGCCAACGTGGGCGGGTCGCTGGGCGCGGGCGCGATCCTGCCGATCGGCCCGGACACCTGCCCCCTCGGCGAGGCGCAGCGCGTGGCCAACTGGCTCGCGGCCGAGACGGCCGGCCAGTGCGGACCCTGCAAGCTGGGCCTGCCCGCGGCGGCGGGCGGGCTGTCCGACGTGATCAACGGCGGCGGGCCTGCCGCCCTGGAGGCGCTGCGCGAGGTGACGCAAGCGGTCAAGGGCCGGGGCGCGTGCAAGCACCCCGACGGCTCGGCGCGCTTCTTCGCCTCGACCCTGTCGGCGTTCACGGACGACCTCGCCGCGCACGTCCTCCACGGCGGCTGCGGCCGCGAGACCATCGGTGTGCTGCCGCTGCCCGTTCCCGGCTACCAGGAGGCGGAGGAGTCCATCCCGAGCGGCGAGAAGCTCGCCGTGGACTGGACGCTCTGCCAGGGCCACGGGATCTGCGCGGAAATCGTCCCCGAGCTGATCCGTATGGGTGCCGACGGATATCCCTCGGTGGCGGAGGCCGCGGTGCCGATGCATCTGCGGGGGCGCGCCCAGCGTGCCGTGCGCCGCTGCCCGGCGCTCGCGCTCCGTATCGAGCAGGCGCCCTCCGAGCGCCCGGCGTTGCCCAGCAGCGACCGCAAGGCCCTTGGCAGCGGCCGGGGTTGACGGGAGAAACGGAAGAGGGCCATCCGGATCGGATGGCCCTCTTCGTCTGCTCTTACCGAGCTGCTGTGGAGCTAAGGAGAATTGAACTCCTGACCTCTTGCATGCCATGCAAGCGCTCTACCAACTGAGCTATAGCCCCTTGCTGTGCGTCGCCCGCTCCTGAGGCTTCCCCGGCGGCGACAGAGAGAACATTACACGGTCCCCCCAGTGGTTCACCAAATCGCTTCCGGTTTGCACCACCTCGCCCCGGTAGCCCCCGCTCCGGGCCCTCGACAGGAGCAGGAGCAGGCACAGGAGCAGGCGCTCAGGCCGTGGCGAACGAGTAGAACCGCTTGAGGGTGCAGTGCTCGTCGAGCAGCCGGCCGTAGATCGGCTCCCCTTCGAGCTCGCGGTACGTCTCGATGGGGTCGCCTTTTATGATCAGCGCCCGGGCGCACTCTTCGCACCAGTACTGGTACTCGGGGTTCACGGGGTCCATGTCGCGGACGATCGGCGTACCGCTGTCACACCAGTCGCATTTCCGCCTGTGCGCACCCATCATTCAGCTCCAGCTGTGGCCGCAGGCCGTGCACACGTACGAAATACCTCCGTTGTCGCCGAGCACTTGGGCGACATGGGCCGAACCGCACGAGGGGCAGCTGAGGCGAGCGTCGGCCTCCGCAGCGGCGAGCAGGTCTTCGTCCTCCTCGATGCTGCCACCAGGCATCGCCTCTCCCTCCCGTCCCGGCCGTCGTCCCCTCCGGCCGTCCCGATTCTGCCATGGCACCGCAAGGGGGTCAGCGCTGTCGGCGCAGCAGACCGACGGGAACGCAGAAATCCCGCCCCCTGACGGGAACGGGATCCTGATGTTGAAACTTGTGGAGCTAAGGAGAATTGAACTCCTGACCTCTTGCATGCCATGCAAGCGCTCTACCAACTGAGCTATAGCCCCTTGTGTTCTTCGCGCTCCGCGCTGCGAACAAGAAGAACCTTAGCCTGCGACCAGCCGGAAAGTGAAATCCGGCCGGTCTCCGGCCTGCGCTCCGCCGCCTCCCGCCCACGGGCCGGCGGCGGACCGCCTCAGTCGTCGTCGCCGAGGACCGGCTCGGGCAGCGTGCCCGCGTTGTGCTCCAGCAGCCGCCAGCCGCGGGCGCCCTCGCCGAGCACGGACCAGCAGCAGTTCGAGAGCCCGCCCAGGCTCTCCCAGTGGCGCGCCTCCAGGCCCAGCA from Streptomyces formicae includes these protein-coding regions:
- a CDS encoding NADH-quinone oxidoreductase subunit NuoF family protein; this encodes MNAPLPDVPEVRVVGLPQLTQGFDLVERLDLAMHLKVHGPLEPMTGERLAQLAENISLRGRGGAGFPFAQKLRAVAKSAIRRGVRPVVVINGSEGEPACRKDTVLLNRAPHLILDGALLAAEALGARTLIVAVTRNSTEISVRAALAERGLSDRRGQPLRARVQRNPERMVSGEASAVIRAIGGGPALPPGRRERASDTGVAGAPTLLSNAETFAQLAVAARIGARRYGHTGLENEPGTVMLTVSGAVARPMVIEVPTGVPMRYVLQLAGAPPVPQGVLTGGYHGNWIDAAATHDAVISRESLANVGGSLGAGAILPIGPDTCPLGEAQRVANWLAAETAGQCGPCKLGLPAAAGGLSDVINGGGPAALEALREVTQAVKGRGACKHPDGSARFFASTLSAFTDDLAAHVLHGGCGRETIGVLPLPVPGYQEAEESIPSGEKLAVDWTLCQGHGICAEIVPELIRMGADGYPSVAEAAVPMHLRGRAQRAVRRCPALALRIEQAPSERPALPSSDRKALGSGRG